A single genomic interval of Aureliella helgolandensis harbors:
- a CDS encoding UvrB/UvrC motif-containing protein, whose protein sequence is MKCQQCEKPATFHITELTEPTGPVMVHLCEEHARTYLSQENSDSPTNALAGMLAKQLKLEQTADQLAKLDKKTCPVCGITFAEFRQAGRLGCAYDYVCFEDDLGALLLSIHGSKTHKGKRPARGTGSPDRQHKLIQLRREMHEAVTAEQYERAGELRDTIQDIENGGDLPGAPPSPDAAPDSDSDPNSGST, encoded by the coding sequence ATGAAATGCCAGCAATGCGAAAAACCTGCGACGTTCCACATTACGGAACTGACCGAGCCAACCGGTCCAGTCATGGTACATTTGTGCGAGGAGCACGCGCGGACCTACCTTTCGCAGGAAAATTCGGACTCTCCGACCAATGCCCTCGCTGGCATGCTGGCCAAGCAGCTCAAACTCGAACAAACAGCGGACCAGCTCGCCAAACTGGATAAGAAGACCTGCCCGGTATGCGGCATCACGTTTGCAGAATTTAGGCAAGCGGGCCGACTGGGCTGTGCCTACGACTACGTTTGTTTTGAAGACGACTTGGGCGCGCTGCTGCTCAGTATCCACGGCTCCAAGACCCACAAGGGCAAGCGTCCAGCCCGCGGTACAGGCTCCCCTGATCGACAACACAAGTTGATCCAGCTCCGCCGCGAAATGCATGAGGCAGTCACCGCCGAGCAATATGAACGGGCCGGGGAGTTGCGAGATACAATCCAAGACATCGAGAACGGTGGCGATCTACCAGGAGCTCCTCCCTCTCCGGATGCGGCCCCCGACTCAGACTCCGATCCCAACAGCGGCTCGACCTAG
- a CDS encoding protein arginine kinase, with the protein MKLDELAGKCGEWLLGTGPESDIVISSRVRLARNLAEFPFIRKANDSERTQISQLVHAKMDSIKSWPDLLYVDIQSLDEVDRQFLVERQLMSREMAEAKGDRAVAIDPNERFSIMVNEEDHLRLQVMCSGLDLQTAWERIDKLDDELGEKLTYAFHDTLGFLTACPTNVGTGMRVSVMMHLPALVITREIEKVFRSLQKINVAVRGLYGEGSQFMGDFYQISNQITLGRTEAELVTTVNEVVPRIIEYERRAREFLVNESEQDLHDDVSRAYGILCTAKKISSEETLHYLSKVRMGVNLGLIRSIEIETINKLFVQTQPAHLQKLRGQHLSVADRNIERASYLQSHLGPNSKSDADN; encoded by the coding sequence GTGAAACTCGACGAACTGGCAGGCAAATGTGGTGAATGGTTACTCGGTACAGGCCCAGAATCTGATATCGTCATCAGTAGCCGTGTTCGACTTGCTCGCAATCTGGCGGAGTTCCCTTTTATCCGCAAGGCGAACGATAGCGAGCGGACTCAGATTTCCCAATTGGTGCATGCCAAGATGGATTCCATCAAATCTTGGCCCGATTTGCTGTACGTCGACATCCAGTCCTTAGATGAAGTCGACCGTCAGTTCTTGGTGGAACGGCAGCTCATGAGCCGCGAGATGGCGGAGGCCAAGGGGGACCGAGCCGTAGCCATCGATCCCAATGAGCGTTTCAGCATCATGGTCAACGAAGAGGATCACTTGCGATTGCAGGTCATGTGCAGCGGTCTCGACTTGCAAACCGCCTGGGAACGCATCGACAAGCTCGATGATGAACTGGGGGAGAAGCTCACCTATGCCTTCCACGATACCCTCGGATTTCTGACCGCTTGCCCCACCAATGTTGGCACCGGCATGCGCGTCAGCGTCATGATGCACTTGCCGGCGTTGGTCATTACTCGAGAGATAGAGAAGGTCTTTCGCAGTCTTCAGAAGATCAATGTCGCGGTCCGGGGGCTGTACGGTGAAGGCTCCCAATTCATGGGAGATTTCTATCAGATCAGCAATCAAATCACTTTGGGGCGCACCGAAGCTGAATTGGTCACGACCGTCAATGAGGTGGTTCCGCGCATCATCGAGTACGAACGCCGTGCCCGCGAGTTCTTGGTCAACGAGAGTGAGCAAGATCTGCACGACGATGTTAGCCGGGCCTATGGAATTTTGTGCACGGCCAAGAAAATCAGTAGCGAAGAAACGCTACACTATTTGTCGAAGGTGAGAATGGGAGTCAACTTAGGCTTGATCCGCTCCATCGAAATTGAGACGATCAATAAGCTTTTCGTGCAAACGCAGCCCGCACATTTGCAGAAACTGCGTGGGCAACACTTATCAGTGGCAGATCGCAATATTGAGCGAGCATCCTATCTGCAAAGCCATTTAGGGCCCAACAGCAAGAGTGATGCAGACAACTAA
- the acs gene encoding acetate--CoA ligase has product MSEQQSQSSGDIDTVMVETRLFPPSPEFSQAARIKSLEEYQELYDTAAKDPEAFWAAEAREHLHWFEPFTQTLQWETPDAQWFLGGKTNASYNCLDAQIAAGRGDRTALLWEGEPGDSLKLTFNELHREVCRFANVLKRLGIVPGDVVSIYMPMTPELAIAMLACARVGAVHSVIFAGFSAEAIADRNNDAGVKLQITSDGLYRRGKVLPLKATVDEALAKSQTVEKCIVLRRAGNEVAMQEGRDLWWHDLIAQESDDCPATPLDSEAPLFILYTSGSTGTPKGIRHSTAGYNLFAKRTFQWVFDHQEDDIYWCTADCGWITGHSYVVYGPLSAGATILMYEGAPNYPAEDRFWEIIEKYKVSILYTAPTAIRAFIKWGDEHVDKHDLSSLRVLGSVGEGINPEAWMWYYNKIGGGRCPIVDTWWQTETGGIMMSPLPGAIATKPGSCTKPLPGVVPKIIGEDGQEVARGRGGMLCIDHPWPGMLRGIWGDPERFQEQYWSKVPGMYLTGDNARQDSDGYYWIMGRIDDVINVSGHRLSTIEVESALVSHPAVAEAAVVAKPDEIKGQAIAAFVTLRVAEPTEELRKELLMHVRKEIGALAQPDAIRFTNSLPKTRSGKIMRRLLRDIASGKAQTGDTSTLEDYSVLASLRGDEE; this is encoded by the coding sequence ATGAGTGAGCAACAATCACAATCCAGTGGCGACATCGACACCGTTATGGTGGAGACCCGACTCTTCCCACCTAGCCCAGAGTTTTCGCAAGCGGCTCGCATCAAAAGTCTGGAAGAATACCAAGAGCTCTACGATACCGCCGCCAAAGACCCCGAGGCCTTCTGGGCAGCCGAAGCCCGCGAGCACCTGCATTGGTTCGAGCCCTTCACCCAGACCCTTCAGTGGGAAACCCCAGACGCACAGTGGTTTCTTGGTGGCAAGACCAATGCCAGTTACAATTGTCTTGACGCTCAAATTGCTGCCGGTCGAGGTGATCGCACCGCCCTCCTGTGGGAAGGGGAACCGGGCGATTCTCTGAAGCTAACGTTTAACGAACTGCATCGCGAAGTCTGCCGGTTTGCCAACGTCCTCAAGCGACTCGGCATTGTTCCTGGTGACGTGGTCAGCATCTACATGCCGATGACTCCCGAGCTGGCGATTGCCATGTTGGCTTGTGCACGCGTCGGTGCGGTGCACAGCGTCATTTTTGCTGGTTTTTCCGCCGAAGCTATCGCAGATCGCAACAACGATGCGGGCGTCAAACTGCAGATCACCAGTGACGGACTCTACCGTCGCGGCAAAGTCCTGCCGCTCAAGGCAACGGTCGACGAAGCCCTAGCAAAGAGCCAGACAGTTGAAAAATGCATCGTTTTGCGACGAGCTGGCAATGAGGTCGCAATGCAGGAAGGACGCGATCTGTGGTGGCACGACTTGATTGCCCAAGAGTCTGACGATTGCCCTGCCACACCTCTCGATAGCGAAGCACCGCTGTTCATCCTCTACACAAGTGGATCAACCGGAACGCCCAAAGGCATTCGACACTCGACCGCTGGCTACAACCTGTTTGCCAAGCGAACGTTTCAATGGGTATTCGACCATCAAGAAGACGACATTTACTGGTGCACCGCCGACTGCGGCTGGATCACCGGCCATAGCTATGTAGTCTACGGTCCACTCTCGGCAGGTGCTACGATCCTGATGTACGAGGGTGCCCCCAATTATCCAGCTGAGGATCGCTTCTGGGAGATCATCGAAAAGTACAAAGTCTCGATCCTCTACACGGCGCCAACCGCGATTCGCGCCTTCATCAAGTGGGGAGACGAGCATGTCGACAAGCACGATTTAAGCAGTCTGCGAGTCTTGGGAAGTGTCGGTGAAGGTATCAACCCCGAAGCGTGGATGTGGTACTACAACAAAATCGGCGGCGGACGATGCCCCATCGTCGACACCTGGTGGCAAACCGAAACCGGCGGCATCATGATGTCACCATTGCCTGGCGCCATCGCTACCAAACCGGGTAGCTGCACGAAGCCGCTGCCAGGAGTTGTGCCCAAAATCATCGGTGAAGACGGTCAAGAAGTCGCCCGAGGACGTGGTGGCATGCTCTGCATCGACCACCCCTGGCCAGGCATGCTACGAGGCATCTGGGGCGATCCCGAGCGATTCCAAGAACAATACTGGTCGAAGGTTCCAGGGATGTACTTGACCGGAGACAACGCGCGACAAGACAGCGATGGTTACTACTGGATCATGGGACGCATCGACGATGTGATCAATGTCTCCGGTCACCGTCTAAGCACCATCGAAGTCGAAAGCGCCTTGGTGTCGCACCCTGCCGTCGCCGAAGCTGCTGTCGTCGCCAAGCCGGATGAAATCAAAGGACAAGCGATTGCCGCCTTCGTGACGCTACGCGTTGCCGAACCGACCGAAGAGCTGCGCAAGGAATTGCTAATGCACGTCCGTAAAGAAATCGGAGCCTTGGCACAACCCGACGCCATTCGATTCACCAACTCCTTACCCAAGACGCGAAGCGGAAAAATCATGCGGCGTCTGCTGCGTGACATTGCGTCCGGCAAGGCGCAAACCGGTGACACTTCCACGCTCGAAGACTACAGCGTGCTGGCCAGCCTTCGAGGTGACGAAGAGTAA